In a single window of the Natronosalvus caseinilyticus genome:
- a CDS encoding transcription initiation factor IIB has product MTRSVTERTRQESQRTNSGQCPDCETNTVVSDPDRGELVCRECGLVLSDEPIDYGPEWRAFNAKEHDQLSRVGAPLTQSMHDRGLTTTIDWRNRDANGHTMSADKHGQLHRLRVWQERIRTKNAGERNLKYALSEIDRMVSALGLPNSVKETASVIYRRALDRDLIRGRSIEGVATSALYTACREEGIPRSLEEVTAVSRVDQREIGRTYRYIADELNINLEPTNPRQFVPRFCSELGVGKDVESKAVEIIDATTDQGLHSGKSPTGFAAAAIYAAGLLCNETIPQRAVAETAQTTVVTVRNRYREQLDAIDQSVEA; this is encoded by the coding sequence ATGACGCGGTCCGTCACCGAACGCACACGACAGGAGTCACAGCGGACGAACAGCGGCCAGTGTCCGGATTGTGAGACGAACACGGTCGTGAGCGATCCCGACCGCGGCGAACTGGTCTGTCGGGAGTGCGGCCTCGTCCTGAGCGACGAACCCATCGACTACGGCCCCGAGTGGCGGGCGTTCAACGCCAAAGAACACGACCAGCTCTCTCGCGTCGGCGCCCCGCTCACCCAGTCGATGCACGACCGGGGACTCACGACCACCATCGACTGGCGCAATCGGGACGCGAACGGCCACACGATGTCGGCCGACAAGCACGGACAGCTCCACCGGCTTCGCGTCTGGCAGGAACGCATCCGCACGAAGAACGCCGGCGAACGAAACCTCAAGTACGCCCTCTCCGAGATCGACCGCATGGTGAGCGCCCTCGGCCTCCCCAACTCGGTCAAAGAGACCGCGAGCGTGATCTACCGACGAGCACTCGATCGGGACCTCATCCGTGGGCGCTCCATCGAGGGGGTCGCGACCTCGGCGCTGTACACCGCCTGCCGAGAGGAGGGCATTCCACGGAGTCTCGAGGAGGTGACGGCCGTCTCGCGGGTCGATCAGCGCGAGATCGGACGGACCTACCGCTACATCGCCGACGAACTGAACATCAACCTCGAGCCGACGAACCCGCGCCAGTTCGTTCCTCGATTCTGTTCCGAACTCGGCGTCGGCAAGGACGTCGAGTCGAAGGCGGTCGAGATCATCGACGCGACGACCGACCAGGGACTGCACTCGGGGAAGTCACCGACCGGGTTCGCCGCGGCGGCCATCTACGCCGCCGGACTCCTGTGTAACGAAACGATCCCCCAGCGAGCGGTCGCGGAGACCGCCCAGACGACCGTCGTCACCGTCAGGAACCGCTACCGGGAGCAACTCGACGCCATCGATCAGAGCGTCGAAGCCTAG
- a CDS encoding DEAD/DEAH box helicase: MTDDETDVVDEAHDADANDPHNPAGGDGATDPDDSHPSLSLSAFHDACQRAGRPLLTASELARHLERPHSEVTGDLEALAERGDLDHLAVSRDPVVWFPAELEDLTERERVVVFPKRREIIVDRPDQFTRAQLSQFAHLADGNGEGGYRYVVRPEDVWQAPHDSFTDLQRTMRQALSQRSDALESWVESQWDRARQFRLVTHPDGYTVLKARSAEIMGNVARQKLDEEHVHAPISDTEDWVREGSEAAIKRILYEAGYPVRDDRDLESGDALDVGLEVSLREYQRTWVDRFLEVGSGVYVGPPGSGKTIAAIATMEEVGGETLVLVPSRDLARQWAETVLDVTSLEPEQVGQYHGGRKEIRPVTIATYQIAGMDRHRSLFDDREWGLVVFDECQHVPSDVYRRSTHLQSRHRLGLSASPLREDDRAADIFTLIGPPIGTDWEALFEAGFVAEPELEIRYVPWGDDEHRNAYGSAEGRERYQLAATNPGKVAEVRYLLASHPGSRALVFVDYLEQGRDLASALDAPFLSGETPHLERQRLLDSFRHDEIDTLVLSRVGDEGIDLPSADLAIVASGLGGSRRQGTQRAGRTMRPAGGALMYVLATRGTREEEFARRQLQHLGRQGLTVREETVERDLEAESDTSSEVADE; this comes from the coding sequence GTGACTGACGACGAGACCGATGTGGTCGACGAGGCCCACGACGCCGACGCCAACGACCCCCACAACCCCGCCGGCGGGGATGGAGCGACGGATCCCGACGACTCCCACCCATCCCTCTCGCTCTCGGCGTTCCACGACGCCTGCCAGCGGGCCGGCCGCCCGCTGCTCACCGCGTCCGAACTCGCCAGACACCTCGAGCGACCCCACAGCGAGGTGACCGGCGACCTCGAGGCGCTCGCGGAGCGGGGCGACCTCGACCACCTGGCCGTCTCCAGGGACCCCGTGGTCTGGTTCCCGGCTGAACTCGAGGACCTGACCGAACGCGAGCGGGTGGTCGTCTTCCCGAAGCGACGCGAGATTATCGTCGACCGCCCGGACCAGTTCACCCGCGCACAGCTCTCCCAGTTCGCCCACCTCGCGGACGGCAACGGCGAGGGCGGCTACCGCTACGTCGTCCGCCCCGAAGACGTCTGGCAAGCCCCCCACGACTCGTTCACCGACTTGCAGCGAACGATGCGACAGGCCCTTAGCCAGCGTTCGGACGCGCTCGAGTCCTGGGTCGAGAGTCAGTGGGACCGCGCCCGCCAGTTTCGGCTCGTCACCCACCCCGATGGCTACACCGTGCTCAAGGCCCGAAGTGCGGAGATCATGGGCAACGTCGCCCGGCAGAAACTCGACGAGGAGCACGTCCACGCGCCGATTTCGGACACCGAGGACTGGGTCCGTGAGGGATCGGAGGCAGCCATCAAGCGGATCCTCTACGAGGCGGGCTACCCCGTTCGAGACGACCGCGACCTCGAGTCAGGAGACGCCCTCGACGTCGGCCTCGAGGTCTCCTTGCGGGAGTACCAGCGGACGTGGGTAGACCGCTTCCTCGAGGTCGGGTCGGGCGTCTACGTCGGCCCGCCGGGCAGCGGCAAGACGATCGCCGCGATCGCCACGATGGAGGAAGTCGGCGGCGAGACACTCGTATTAGTCCCCAGTCGCGACCTCGCTCGCCAGTGGGCCGAGACGGTGCTCGACGTCACGAGTCTGGAACCTGAGCAGGTCGGCCAGTACCACGGCGGCCGCAAGGAGATCCGCCCGGTGACCATCGCGACCTACCAGATCGCCGGGATGGACCGCCACCGCTCGCTCTTCGACGACCGCGAGTGGGGGCTGGTGGTGTTCGACGAGTGCCAGCACGTCCCCTCGGACGTCTACCGCCGGAGCACGCACCTCCAGTCGCGCCACCGCCTCGGCCTCTCGGCCTCGCCGCTCCGGGAGGACGACCGTGCCGCGGACATATTCACGCTGATTGGGCCGCCCATCGGCACCGACTGGGAGGCGCTGTTCGAGGCCGGCTTCGTCGCCGAGCCCGAACTCGAGATCCGGTACGTGCCGTGGGGCGACGACGAGCACCGAAACGCGTACGGCTCGGCGGAGGGCCGGGAGCGTTACCAGCTGGCGGCGACGAACCCTGGAAAAGTCGCCGAGGTGCGCTACCTCCTGGCGTCCCACCCTGGTTCCCGTGCGCTCGTCTTCGTCGACTACCTCGAGCAGGGCCGGGACCTCGCGTCGGCGCTCGACGCGCCGTTCCTCAGCGGCGAGACGCCCCACCTCGAGCGCCAGCGGCTCCTGGACTCGTTCCGCCACGACGAGATCGACACGCTCGTGCTCTCGCGGGTCGGCGACGAGGGGATCGACCTGCCGAGCGCCGATCTCGCCATCGTCGCGTCGGGGCTCGGTGGCTCGAGACGACAGGGAACCCAGCGAGCGGGCCGGACGATGCGGCCCGCTGGGGGTGCGCTGATGTACGTCCTGGCGACCCGCGGAACGCGCGAGGAGGAGTTCGCCCGCCGTCAGTTACAGCACCTCGGCCGACAGGGGCTGACGGTTCGCGAGGAGACGGTCGAGCGGGATCTCGAGGCGGAGTCCGATACGTCCTCCGAAGTCGCCGACGAATAG
- the metG gene encoding methionine--tRNA ligase, with protein MSHDDFPTDRPAVVTCGLPYANGDLHIGHLRGYIGADAFNRALETLGQETAYVSGSDMHGTPIAVTAEKEGVDPEEFALRFHERYQETFPKFDVEFDNYGHTHDETNVELTQEIVRTLDEEGYVYEDEVLVAYDPKADDYLPDRYVEGTCPYCGAKARGDECDEGCQRHLEPGEIENPTSVRTGNPAEYRERTHKFFRVSEFADYLTAFLDGLEGTDNARNQPRQWIEEGLQDWCLTRDMEWGIDYPETDIGDGSAEDIVLYVWVDAPIEYISSTKQYTERVGSDEYDWERVWKDDGEIVHVIGRDIIQHHTVFWPAMLQGAGYNAPRAVAATGFITIDGKGLSTSRNRAIWAREYLEEGFHPDLLRYYLTTTGGLQQDIDFTWTAFQEKVNGELVGTIGNFWYRSLLFAQRNFEGTPEADVSGEVEERIEGAIGEFREAVNDYSLRETGLAATRLAQFGNEYIQRNEPWKLEDGDPEQAQVIRDCVQIAKAVGVLLEPIAPGKAQALWEQLGEDGAVTDAHLEDALEAPPRTFEEPSELFEKIEDERVEELEATLEKKIAAAAEDADADEGEEPKTESNEPDERGGDDMSDADTTDTKADADADTSDLEPLLEDRIGFEDFQELDIRVGRIEAAEGVEGADDLARLEVDIGFETRQVVAGIKRLHDLESLPGTKCVLLANMEPAELFGVESNGMILAAGEEADLLTTHGDAALGEKIR; from the coding sequence ATGAGCCACGACGACTTCCCGACGGACCGCCCCGCGGTGGTGACCTGCGGGTTGCCCTACGCCAACGGCGACCTGCACATCGGCCACCTCCGCGGCTACATCGGCGCCGACGCGTTCAACCGCGCCCTCGAGACGCTGGGTCAGGAGACGGCCTACGTGAGCGGCTCGGACATGCACGGCACGCCGATCGCCGTCACCGCCGAGAAGGAGGGCGTCGACCCCGAAGAGTTCGCCCTGCGATTTCACGAACGGTACCAGGAGACGTTCCCGAAGTTCGACGTCGAGTTCGACAACTACGGTCACACCCACGACGAGACGAACGTCGAGCTCACCCAGGAGATCGTTCGCACGTTAGACGAGGAGGGGTACGTCTACGAGGACGAGGTGCTCGTCGCCTACGACCCAAAAGCCGACGACTACCTGCCCGACCGCTACGTCGAGGGCACCTGCCCCTACTGCGGCGCGAAGGCCCGCGGCGACGAGTGCGACGAGGGCTGTCAGCGCCACCTCGAGCCGGGCGAGATCGAGAACCCGACGAGCGTCCGAACGGGTAATCCGGCGGAGTACCGCGAGCGCACCCACAAGTTCTTCCGCGTCTCGGAGTTCGCCGACTACCTGACGGCGTTCCTGGACGGCCTCGAGGGCACCGACAACGCCCGCAACCAGCCTCGCCAGTGGATCGAGGAGGGACTTCAGGACTGGTGTCTCACCCGCGACATGGAGTGGGGGATCGACTATCCGGAGACGGATATCGGCGATGGTAGTGCCGAAGACATCGTCCTCTACGTCTGGGTCGACGCACCGATCGAGTACATCTCGAGTACGAAGCAGTACACGGAACGCGTCGGGAGCGACGAGTACGACTGGGAGCGCGTGTGGAAGGACGATGGGGAGATCGTCCACGTCATCGGACGAGACATCATCCAGCACCACACCGTCTTCTGGCCGGCGATGCTCCAGGGCGCGGGCTACAACGCCCCCCGAGCGGTGGCCGCGACGGGCTTCATCACCATCGACGGCAAGGGGCTCTCGACCAGCCGGAATCGCGCCATCTGGGCCAGAGAGTACCTCGAGGAGGGCTTCCATCCCGACCTCCTGCGGTACTACCTGACGACGACCGGCGGCCTCCAGCAGGACATCGACTTCACCTGGACGGCGTTCCAGGAGAAGGTCAACGGCGAGCTCGTCGGGACGATCGGCAACTTCTGGTACCGCTCGCTGCTGTTCGCCCAGCGCAATTTCGAGGGGACGCCCGAGGCAGACGTATCCGGGGAAGTCGAAGAGCGCATCGAGGGCGCCATCGGCGAGTTCCGCGAGGCGGTCAACGACTACTCCCTCCGGGAAACGGGCCTCGCCGCGACCCGCCTCGCCCAGTTCGGCAACGAGTACATCCAGCGCAACGAGCCCTGGAAGCTCGAGGACGGCGACCCCGAGCAGGCCCAGGTTATCCGCGACTGCGTCCAGATCGCGAAGGCCGTCGGCGTCCTGCTCGAGCCGATCGCCCCCGGCAAGGCCCAGGCGCTCTGGGAGCAACTCGGCGAGGACGGCGCCGTCACGGACGCCCACCTCGAGGACGCCCTCGAGGCGCCGCCGCGCACCTTCGAGGAACCCAGCGAACTGTTCGAGAAGATCGAGGACGAGCGCGTCGAGGAACTCGAGGCGACGCTCGAGAAGAAGATCGCGGCAGCCGCTGAAGACGCGGATGCGGACGAGGGCGAGGAACCCAAAACCGAAAGTAACGAACCCGACGAGCGCGGGGGTGACGACATGAGCGACGCTGACACCACAGACACGAAAGCAGACGCCGACGCCGACACTAGCGACCTCGAGCCCCTGCTCGAGGATCGAATCGGCTTCGAGGACTTCCAGGAACTGGACATCCGCGTTGGCCGGATCGAGGCCGCCGAGGGCGTCGAAGGCGCCGACGACCTGGCTCGCCTCGAGGTCGACATCGGCTTCGAGACCCGCCAGGTCGTCGCCGGGATCAAGCGACTCCACGACCTCGAGTCGCTGCCGGGAACGAAGTGCGTCCTGCTGGCGAACATGGAACCCGCCGAACTGTTCGGCGTCGAGTCGAACGGCATGATCCTCGCGGCTGGCGAGGAGGCGGACCTGCTGACGACCCACGGCGACGCCGCACTCGGCGAGAAGATTCGGTAG
- a CDS encoding spermidine synthase gives MDVSRALESTRFSKPELAVFVSGVVSMGLEILALRIVAPQFGSHIYTVGGLLTVFLAGLSLGYWQGGRAAERASNSQMRWLLFATAIYIAIIIYTSDMLLYATAAIPLSPRYASLPSIIILFGPPTYLLGFISPYAAELSAKEGIGEASGHVYALGTIGSIVGSGVTTYLLIPSLSITQISLFFGFVLVGTAVVVSLPRPSRRTLAVVAVVSLLLVGAATSSSIGLDPRGDVVYQTQTAHQQLEVVDNGDVRTLYLDDTRHSARDLSDPDRHVFEYTRYFHLPMLMAESPESVDRVLFIGGGGYTGPQDFERQYDVEIDVVEIDEEVTATAETYFGLEQSADLQAHTVDGRSFLQNSDETYDVIVLDAFKRDQVPFELTTVEFMQLVDEHLSEDGVLISNVISAPSGPASDFYRAEYATMNEVFPQVYSFRTSDTGAVQNIQVIATKNDTRYSEAELQARNRNTDLPIDLSGEIENYMAEPNTDDVPVLTDDRAAVNELLDPMLGQQYVIEETTDDGASGATSDSASSDEPDGTNDTDATNSSEDDTDGTTSSLAPLARAS, from the coding sequence ATGGACGTTTCACGGGCGCTCGAGTCGACGCGGTTCTCGAAACCCGAACTCGCCGTTTTCGTCTCCGGCGTCGTCAGCATGGGTCTCGAGATCCTCGCGTTGCGCATCGTCGCGCCGCAGTTCGGGAGTCACATCTACACGGTCGGCGGCCTGCTCACGGTCTTTCTGGCCGGACTGAGTCTGGGCTACTGGCAGGGCGGGCGAGCGGCGGAGCGAGCCTCGAACAGTCAGATGCGGTGGTTGCTGTTCGCTACGGCGATTTACATCGCGATCATCATCTACACGAGCGACATGTTGCTGTACGCTACGGCGGCCATCCCGCTCTCGCCGCGGTACGCCTCGCTCCCGTCGATCATCATCCTCTTCGGGCCACCGACGTACCTCCTCGGGTTCATCAGCCCCTACGCGGCGGAACTGTCGGCCAAGGAGGGAATCGGCGAGGCCTCCGGACACGTCTACGCGCTCGGAACCATCGGGAGCATCGTCGGCTCCGGCGTGACGACGTATCTCCTCATTCCGTCGTTGTCGATTACGCAGATCAGCCTCTTCTTTGGATTCGTGCTCGTCGGAACCGCTGTCGTCGTGTCGCTCCCGCGGCCGTCGAGGCGGACGCTCGCCGTCGTCGCCGTCGTCTCGCTCCTGCTGGTCGGCGCCGCCACCAGTAGCTCTATCGGGCTCGATCCTCGGGGAGACGTCGTCTACCAGACTCAGACGGCCCACCAGCAACTCGAGGTGGTCGACAACGGCGACGTCCGGACGCTGTACCTCGACGACACGCGTCACAGCGCGCGGGATCTGAGCGATCCCGACCGGCACGTCTTCGAGTACACGCGGTACTTTCACTTACCGATGCTCATGGCCGAGAGTCCCGAATCGGTCGACCGAGTGCTGTTCATCGGAGGTGGCGGATACACCGGGCCGCAGGACTTCGAGCGCCAGTACGACGTCGAGATCGACGTCGTCGAGATCGACGAGGAGGTGACCGCCACTGCCGAGACCTACTTCGGCCTCGAGCAATCAGCGGACCTCCAGGCCCACACCGTCGACGGGAGATCGTTCCTCCAGAACAGCGACGAGACCTACGACGTGATCGTCCTGGACGCGTTCAAGCGCGATCAGGTTCCCTTCGAGTTGACGACCGTCGAGTTCATGCAACTGGTCGACGAGCACCTGAGCGAGGACGGCGTCCTCATCTCGAACGTCATCTCCGCGCCCAGCGGCCCGGCCTCGGATTTCTATCGCGCCGAATATGCGACCATGAACGAGGTCTTCCCGCAGGTGTACAGCTTTCGCACGTCTGACACCGGAGCCGTCCAGAACATCCAGGTGATCGCGACCAAGAACGACACGCGTTACTCTGAAGCAGAGCTCCAGGCACGAAACCGGAACACCGACCTCCCGATCGATCTCTCCGGGGAGATCGAGAACTACATGGCCGAACCGAATACTGACGACGTACCGGTGCTCACCGACGACCGGGCGGCGGTCAACGAGTTGCTCGACCCGATGCTCGGCCAGCAGTACGTGATCGAGGAAACGACCGACGACGGGGCGTCCGGGGCGACCTCCGATTCGGCCTCGAGCGACGAACCCGACGGAACGAACGACACGGACGCCACGAACTCGAGCGAGGACGACACTGATGGAACGACCTCGAGTCTGGCGCCGCTCGCGCGAGCGTCGTGA
- a CDS encoding phosphotransferase family protein, protein MNDSDVDVDIDADVDHLEAVLAAGLGTEVTGLEVVADGLNLILEVSTGDASGPYVLRTPTKLRDAAYMNDLRREYAVMERLRETSVPAPVPVLYCDDESIFGDPFYLMTVLEGEPIPLGEDLPERFRTPQSRERVAEQLVETLAGIHTVDSEPFADVCHRLTPRARVDRAVKRLDETLEVTGHEVPTLRSVAEWLREHAPTETRTTLVHGDFRPGNVCFAGTNRPEITGVLDWETAALGDPLVDLGYLLLRWRDANDWRPSLEALEVRHGDDHEGALQQLRQQNERGLSPFTAKPGSPTRRDLVARYEAATGFAFEHDWFYRALAAFSLAVVWEDLHRDRLEAGDASNWAPYVEYMSLMADGIADGEFLL, encoded by the coding sequence ATGAACGACAGCGACGTGGATGTCGACATCGATGCGGACGTCGACCACCTCGAGGCCGTCCTCGCCGCCGGTCTTGGAACGGAGGTGACCGGACTCGAGGTCGTCGCCGACGGCCTCAATCTGATTCTCGAGGTGTCGACCGGGGATGCCAGCGGCCCGTACGTGCTGCGAACGCCCACCAAGTTGCGAGACGCGGCGTACATGAACGACCTGCGACGGGAGTACGCGGTGATGGAGCGGCTTCGAGAGACCTCGGTTCCCGCGCCAGTTCCCGTTCTGTATTGTGACGACGAATCGATCTTCGGCGACCCGTTCTACCTGATGACCGTACTCGAGGGCGAACCGATTCCCCTCGGCGAGGACCTCCCCGAGCGCTTTCGGACGCCGCAGTCGCGAGAACGGGTGGCCGAGCAACTCGTCGAGACGCTCGCCGGCATCCACACGGTCGACTCGGAGCCGTTCGCGGACGTCTGTCACCGGCTGACGCCGCGAGCCCGCGTCGACCGCGCTGTGAAACGACTCGATGAGACACTCGAGGTGACGGGTCACGAGGTTCCGACACTCCGGTCGGTCGCCGAGTGGCTCCGAGAACACGCGCCGACGGAGACGAGGACGACGCTCGTTCACGGCGATTTCAGGCCGGGGAACGTGTGCTTCGCCGGTACGAACCGACCCGAAATCACTGGCGTCCTCGACTGGGAAACGGCCGCGCTCGGCGACCCGCTGGTCGACCTGGGCTACCTGCTGCTCCGGTGGCGAGACGCGAACGACTGGCGACCGTCGCTCGAGGCGCTCGAGGTGCGACACGGGGACGACCACGAAGGAGCACTCCAGCAATTGCGGCAGCAAAACGAGCGCGGCCTCAGCCCGTTCACGGCGAAGCCCGGCAGCCCCACTCGGCGAGACCTGGTCGCTCGCTACGAGGCGGCAACGGGGTTCGCGTTCGAGCACGATTGGTTCTACCGGGCGCTGGCAGCGTTCTCGCTCGCAGTGGTCTGGGAGGACCTCCATCGCGACCGACTCGAGGCCGGGGACGCGTCCAACTGGGCGCCCTACGTCGAGTACATGTCACTGATGGCGGACGGCATCGCTGACGGCGAATTTCTGCTGTAG
- a CDS encoding response regulator — MSAKEAGTEEPITILLVEPNPGDTRLFTESLHEAKLANRLYTVTNGEDALDFLHGRGEYESNACPDLVLLEPQLPGKSGMEILSELNDEPALAEIPVVVLTGSDAEEDIVKSQDVDADHYIQKPVTPDDFFQFVRSIEDFWFAIVQEPTS; from the coding sequence ATAAGTGCGAAGGAAGCGGGGACGGAGGAGCCAATCACGATCCTGCTGGTCGAACCGAACCCGGGGGATACGCGACTCTTCACGGAATCACTGCACGAGGCGAAACTCGCGAATCGTCTGTACACGGTGACTAACGGCGAAGACGCGCTCGACTTTCTCCACGGACGTGGGGAGTACGAATCGAACGCCTGTCCGGACCTCGTCTTGCTCGAGCCACAGCTACCGGGGAAAAGCGGGATGGAAATCCTCTCGGAACTGAACGACGAGCCGGCGCTCGCCGAGATTCCGGTCGTCGTCCTCACGGGGTCGGACGCCGAAGAGGACATCGTCAAGTCCCAGGACGTCGACGCGGACCACTACATCCAGAAACCGGTTACCCCGGACGACTTCTTCCAGTTCGTCCGATCGATCGAGGACTTCTGGTTCGCGATCGTGCAGGAACCGACCAGCTAG
- a CDS encoding DUF7344 domain-containing protein, with amino-acid sequence MSSIDTSLPEEITSVTANDTDETLSKDVIFELLKNRRRREVLAYLLEAEETVTLGELAEQIAAWENDTDVNALSSDQRKRVYVALYQTHLPKMDDAGIVDYDQDRGLITLADNADLLVMYLDTDTHRRERWDRWYATMSVVGAVVLAAGLLGVPGISAIPLSALAGVIVAAFLAVSFVHVFVNHRFQQVIEEKLSRIQ; translated from the coding sequence ATGTCCTCCATCGATACGTCCCTTCCCGAGGAAATAACCTCCGTTACGGCGAACGATACCGACGAAACGCTCTCGAAAGACGTCATCTTCGAGTTGCTGAAAAACCGACGACGGCGAGAGGTACTCGCGTACTTACTCGAGGCCGAGGAGACGGTAACGCTGGGTGAACTCGCCGAACAGATCGCAGCCTGGGAGAACGACACCGACGTCAACGCGCTGAGTTCCGATCAGCGAAAACGAGTCTACGTCGCCCTCTACCAGACGCATCTGCCGAAGATGGACGACGCGGGGATCGTCGATTACGACCAGGATCGCGGTCTCATCACCCTGGCCGACAACGCAGATTTACTGGTCATGTACCTCGACACGGACACCCACCGTCGCGAGCGGTGGGATCGGTGGTACGCGACCATGAGCGTCGTGGGCGCGGTGGTACTCGCGGCTGGACTCCTCGGTGTCCCCGGCATCTCGGCCATCCCGCTCTCGGCCCTCGCCGGCGTGATCGTCGCAGCCTTCCTCGCGGTTTCGTTCGTGCACGTCTTCGTGAACCACCGATTCCAGCAGGTCATCGAGGAGAAGCTGTCCCGGATCCAGTAA
- a CDS encoding ATP-binding protein has translation MSETREVTVGETADGTDVRLPVVELLTGRGFVTGKSGSGKSNTASVIAEELLEAGFPLLIVDTDGEYYGLKEEYEMLHAGADEECDIQIGPEHAEQMASLALEENVPVILDVSGYLDEEEADELLRETARQLFVKEKKLKKPFLLVVEEVHEYIPEGGGMGETGRLLIKIGKRGRKHGLGILGISQRPADVKKDFITQANWLVWHRLTWENDTNVVGRIIDSEYAELVSELEDGQAFVQTDWMDAGVRKIQFRRKRTFDAGATPGLDDFERPELKSVSDALVDDLQTISERKDREEDRIDELEKRLDRKDSRIETLEDELSSARDVSEAARQMADALSQAEPVQTTFPETGGDMRRLHDELVDLEDRIEELESEREELEEENDDLRERLAARKRELENRDDDLERLEAENADLRERCHELELWLEPADSGGEAGANGGSEATADGGENADGKAEAEVEGEATDGTETPILHADGDDLTFGYTPVDDASEDDILETGTADDPATGPVDLDMMVPDERDTIEDLLALEEISTRVTAACDDSRCDEPTARRVIETVAIDGPLSTTATAESVGRSPVAVQSLLSELRTRDVVDRRADGTYVLEPGLLDALGGGGGESTLEADAE, from the coding sequence GTGAGCGAGACGCGCGAGGTGACGGTTGGCGAGACGGCCGACGGGACCGACGTGAGGCTCCCCGTCGTTGAGTTGCTGACAGGCCGGGGGTTCGTTACCGGCAAATCCGGCTCCGGGAAGTCGAACACGGCGTCGGTGATCGCCGAGGAGCTCCTCGAGGCCGGCTTTCCACTGCTCATCGTCGACACCGACGGCGAGTACTACGGGCTGAAAGAGGAGTACGAGATGCTCCACGCGGGCGCCGACGAGGAGTGTGACATCCAGATCGGGCCCGAACACGCCGAGCAGATGGCCTCGCTGGCGCTCGAGGAGAACGTCCCCGTCATCCTCGACGTCTCTGGCTACCTGGACGAGGAGGAGGCTGACGAACTCCTGCGAGAGACCGCTCGACAGCTGTTCGTCAAGGAGAAGAAGCTCAAGAAACCCTTCTTGCTGGTGGTCGAGGAGGTCCACGAGTACATCCCCGAGGGCGGCGGCATGGGCGAGACCGGGCGACTGCTGATCAAGATCGGCAAGCGCGGGCGCAAGCACGGCCTCGGCATCCTGGGGATCAGTCAGCGTCCCGCCGACGTCAAGAAGGACTTCATCACGCAGGCGAACTGGCTCGTCTGGCACCGGCTCACCTGGGAGAACGACACCAACGTCGTCGGGCGGATCATCGACTCGGAGTACGCCGAACTCGTCTCGGAACTCGAGGACGGCCAGGCGTTCGTCCAGACCGACTGGATGGACGCGGGCGTCCGCAAGATCCAGTTCCGGCGCAAGCGCACCTTCGACGCCGGGGCGACGCCCGGTCTGGACGACTTCGAGCGTCCCGAACTCAAGTCGGTCTCCGACGCGCTCGTCGACGACCTCCAGACCATCTCCGAGCGCAAGGACCGCGAGGAGGACCGCATCGACGAACTCGAGAAGCGCCTCGACCGGAAAGACTCCAGGATCGAGACCCTCGAGGACGAACTCTCCTCTGCCCGAGACGTCTCCGAGGCCGCCCGGCAGATGGCCGATGCGCTCTCCCAGGCCGAACCCGTCCAGACGACGTTTCCGGAGACCGGCGGCGACATGCGCCGACTGCACGACGAACTGGTCGACCTCGAGGACCGCATCGAGGAACTCGAGTCCGAGCGCGAGGAACTCGAGGAGGAGAACGACGACCTCCGCGAGCGACTCGCAGCACGCAAACGGGAACTCGAGAACCGAGACGACGACCTCGAGCGTCTCGAGGCCGAGAACGCGGACCTCCGCGAGCGCTGTCACGAACTCGAGTTGTGGCTCGAGCCCGCGGATTCGGGTGGCGAAGCGGGAGCGAACGGAGGTAGTGAAGCGACGGCCGACGGTGGTGAGAACGCAGACGGGAAGGCGGAGGCGGAAGTGGAAGGTGAAGCGACGGACGGAACGGAGACGCCGATCCTCCACGCCGACGGCGACGACCTCACGTTCGGCTACACGCCCGTCGACGACGCGAGCGAGGACGACATCCTCGAGACCGGCACGGCGGACGACCCCGCGACGGGACCAGTCGACCTCGACATGATGGTTCCCGACGAACGCGACACCATCGAGGACCTGTTGGCCCTCGAGGAAATTTCGACCCGCGTCACGGCAGCCTGCGACGACTCCCGGTGTGACGAGCCGACCGCCCGGCGCGTCATCGAGACGGTCGCCATCGACGGGCCGCTCTCGACGACCGCGACGGCCGAGTCGGTCGGCCGCTCGCCCGTCGCCGTTCAGAGCCTCCTCTCGGAGCTTCGAACCCGCGACGTCGTCGACCGCCGCGCGGACGGCACCTACGTCCTCGAGCCGGGATTGCTCGACGCGCTCGGCGGAGGCGGTGGGGAGTCCACGCTCGAGGCGGACGCCGAGTGA